From a single bacterium genomic region:
- a CDS encoding DUF917 family protein has product SHQVAAGGNPAAGRYIEVYAAGAIRRAAFLIRTASIEAGGTVAVARDPVPLSYVRDHAAPGAIRQAIATGEAMLAAHPRGGEAVVEAAAEALGGQVVDEGTVESVRLEVAGGYDVGTVSIRGGRGLHELTFWNEYMTLETDGERRATFPDLITTMHPDDGTPLATAEVAAGMRVAVLVVPRQRLILGAGMRDPDLFMDVERTVGKEVVRHVF; this is encoded by the coding sequence CATCCCACCAGGTTGCCGCCGGCGGCAACCCTGCTGCCGGGCGCTACATAGAGGTCTACGCTGCTGGAGCGATCAGGCGGGCGGCGTTCTTGATCCGCACCGCTTCCATCGAGGCAGGCGGTACGGTGGCGGTGGCGCGCGACCCTGTGCCGCTCTCGTATGTCCGCGACCATGCCGCGCCCGGCGCGATCCGGCAGGCGATCGCCACGGGCGAAGCCATGCTGGCTGCGCATCCCCGCGGGGGTGAGGCCGTTGTGGAGGCCGCTGCCGAGGCCCTGGGTGGACAGGTTGTGGATGAGGGCACGGTCGAGAGCGTGCGGCTAGAGGTCGCGGGCGGATACGATGTGGGAACGGTTTCTATACGTGGTGGGCGCGGCCTGCACGAGCTGACCTTCTGGAACGAGTACATGACCCTGGAGACCGACGGGGAACGCAGGGCCACCTTCCCCGATCTGATAACCACCATGCACCCCGATGACGGTACGCCGCTGGCCACGGCCGAGGTGGCGGCGGGGATGCGCGTGGCCGTTCTGGTGGTCCCACGGCAGCGCCTGATCCTGGGCGCGGGTATGCGGGATCCCGATCTGTTCATGGACGTGGAGCGCACCGTCGGAAAGGAGGTCGTGCGCCATGTCTTCTAG